One Glycine max cultivar Williams 82 chromosome 6, Glycine_max_v4.0, whole genome shotgun sequence DNA segment encodes these proteins:
- the LOC100783001 gene encoding uncharacterized protein At1g10890, producing MDRSVSRSRSPSRRRRYSPSTVSHHRHSRTSHRRRRRHRTSSSPSLSRSPTPKPKKDQKKSKRHHEEELKLLEEETARRLEEAIRKNVEEKLNTEEVKLEIERRVAEGVKKLFDDVEAQLEKGKEDALTEARRKEEQARKEREELDLMLEENRRRVEESQRKEALEQQRKEEERQRELEMIQRQKEEAALRKKLEDEEEHANRINSLGKNKSRPKSYGF from the exons ATGGATCGCAGTGTGTCACGCTCACGCTCTCCTTCCCGCAGAAGAAGATACTCTCCATCCACCGTTTCTCATCATCGCCACTCCAGAACTTCCCACAGGCGCCGCCGAAGGCACAGAACCTCTTCCTCCCCCTCTCTTTCACGCAGCCCCACTCCCAAGCCCAAGAAAGATCAAAAGAaaag CAAGCGTCACCACGAGGAAGAGTTGAAACTATTGGAAGAAGAGACTGCAAGAAGACTGGAAGAAGCAATTCGAAAAAATGTTGAGGAAAAGCTTAACACAGAGGAAGTCAAGTTAGAAATAGAAAGGCGCGTAGCAGAGGGAGTGAAGAAACTGTTTGATGATGTTGAAGCTCAACttgaaaaaggaaaggaagatGCTCTTACTGAAGCTAGAAGGAAAGAA GAACAAGCTcgtaaagaaagagaagaactGGACCTGATGCTTGAAGAGAATAGGAGGAGAGTGGAAGAATCTCAGAGAAAAGAAGCTCTAGAGCAGCAAAGAAAGGAAGAGGAACGACAAAGGGAATTAGAGATGATTCAGAGACAGAAAGAAGAGGCTGCTCTGAGAAAGAAGCTGGAGGATGAAGAAGAACATGCGAATCGAATTAATTCTTTGGGTAAGAACAAATCTAGGCCCAAGTCTTATGGTTTCTAA
- the LOC102661798 gene encoding uncharacterized protein isoform X1: MVPSPTTKQNALAPKKKLHRNRRWDCEYDIYIHLQEKNRVLKSETEKSNYFHNLLQDFDVKDRKGDSELVQFMNGFYGNIVQSRLFHLDQNPNNIENTAEENGTNDDDDDDDVMVDPQHMYFMDHVRSHGKSYVLAIPEDGVFVVYEPDQSSIPENTATITTDYSNHVSNEEVNVCLDTEMHVNVDDSNRVVKHRGRKPKGAKLSAATNGNVKGSDVASKSKPKKHVYNLKGRRRSKRLKLKAPPESPGSRTLVIEDSDDEAEDLTRSMRGQIVEHCWQEYKYNEANASTLFREKLMEELKAPYCEEEYKRLLHDITIQKPIQHHRDLRGGIKIYEKPDLGKSFLGYHVDLAMKIKTVRDDHFRVLNLMRGFFYWLKRQIPKLQLVVLLRIPRHDWAKVQHLLSNDQKLYGV; the protein is encoded by the exons ATGGTACCTTCTCCAACAACGAAGCAAAATGCATTGGCACCAAAGAAGAAGCTACACAGAAACAGAAGATGGGACTGTGAATATGATATATACATCCACTTGCAAGAGAAGAATAGAGTCCTTAAAAGTGAAACTGAAAAGTCAAATTACTTCCATAACCTTTTGCAGGACTTCGATGTTAAGGATCGAAAGGGTGATTCGGAGTTGGTGCAATTCATGAATGGTTTTTACGGCAATATTGTACAGTCTCGATTGTTTCATCTTGATCAAAACCCTAACAACATAGAGAACACTGCTGAAGAAAATGGcacaaatgatgatgatgatgatgatgatgtgatGGTGGATCCCCAGCATATGTATTTCATGGATCATGTGAGGTCTCATGGAAAATCTTATGTACTTGCTATCCCTGAGGATGGTGTCTTTGTAGTGTATGAGCCTGATCAATCATCAATTCCTGAGAATACAGCTACCATCACAACGGATTATTCAAATCATGTTTCAAATGAAGAGGTTAATGTGTGCTTAGACACAGAGATGCATGTAAATGTTGATGATAGCAATCGTGTTGTGAAGCATAGGGGTAGGAAGCCAAAAGGTGCAAAACTCTCTGCTGCTACGAATGGTAATGTTAAAGGAAGTGATGTGGCTTCAAAATCAAAGCCAAAGAAACATGTATATAACTTGAAGGGTAGGCGCAGGAGTAAGAGGCTGAAACTGAAAGCCCCACCTGAGTCACCTGGCTCAAGAACATTGGTGATTGAAGACAGTGATGACGAAGCAGAAGATCTAACAAGGTCCATGCGAGGCCAGATT GTGGAACATTGTTGgcaagaatataaatataatgaagCCAATGCAAGTACACTTTTCAGAGAAAAACTCATGGAAGAACTTAAGGCACCTTACTGTGAGGAAGAGTACAAGAGGCTTTTACATGACATTACTATTCAAAAGCCGATCCAACACCATAGAGACCTGCGTGGAGGTATCAAAATCTATGAGAAACCTGATCTTGGAAAGTCTTTTCTTGGTTATCATGTTG ATCTTGCTATGAAGATAAAAACAGTTCGTGATGATCATTTCAGAGTTCTGAATCTCATGCGTGGATTTTTCTATTGGTTGAAA AGGCAAATACCGAAGTTACAATTAGTGGTGTTGTTGAGAATACCGAGGCATGATTGGGCAAAAGTGCAGCACTTGCTGAGCAATGACCAAAAACTATACGGTGTGTAG
- the LOC102661798 gene encoding uncharacterized protein isoform X2 yields MVPSPTTKQNALAPKKKLHRNRRWDCEYDIYIHLQEKNRVLKSETEKSNYFHNLLQDFDVKDRKGDSELVQFMNGFYGNIVQSRLFHLDQNPNNIENTAEENGTNDDDDDDDVMVDPQHMYFMDHVRSHGKSYVLAIPEDGVFVVYEPDQSSIPENTATITTDYSNHVSNEEVNVCLDTEMHVNVDDSNRVVKHRGRKPKGAKLSAATNGNVKGSDVASKSKPKKHVYNLKGRRRSKRLKLKAPPESPGSRTLVIEDSDDEAEDLTRSMRGQIVEHCWQEYKYNEANASTLFREKLMEELKAPYCEEEYKRLLHDITIQKPIQHHRDLRGGIKIYEKPDLGKSFLGYHVDLAMKIKTVRDDHFRVLNLMRGFFYWLKNLSHEGAFPPWRDPSCLNVLPQQLEG; encoded by the exons ATGGTACCTTCTCCAACAACGAAGCAAAATGCATTGGCACCAAAGAAGAAGCTACACAGAAACAGAAGATGGGACTGTGAATATGATATATACATCCACTTGCAAGAGAAGAATAGAGTCCTTAAAAGTGAAACTGAAAAGTCAAATTACTTCCATAACCTTTTGCAGGACTTCGATGTTAAGGATCGAAAGGGTGATTCGGAGTTGGTGCAATTCATGAATGGTTTTTACGGCAATATTGTACAGTCTCGATTGTTTCATCTTGATCAAAACCCTAACAACATAGAGAACACTGCTGAAGAAAATGGcacaaatgatgatgatgatgatgatgatgtgatGGTGGATCCCCAGCATATGTATTTCATGGATCATGTGAGGTCTCATGGAAAATCTTATGTACTTGCTATCCCTGAGGATGGTGTCTTTGTAGTGTATGAGCCTGATCAATCATCAATTCCTGAGAATACAGCTACCATCACAACGGATTATTCAAATCATGTTTCAAATGAAGAGGTTAATGTGTGCTTAGACACAGAGATGCATGTAAATGTTGATGATAGCAATCGTGTTGTGAAGCATAGGGGTAGGAAGCCAAAAGGTGCAAAACTCTCTGCTGCTACGAATGGTAATGTTAAAGGAAGTGATGTGGCTTCAAAATCAAAGCCAAAGAAACATGTATATAACTTGAAGGGTAGGCGCAGGAGTAAGAGGCTGAAACTGAAAGCCCCACCTGAGTCACCTGGCTCAAGAACATTGGTGATTGAAGACAGTGATGACGAAGCAGAAGATCTAACAAGGTCCATGCGAGGCCAGATT GTGGAACATTGTTGgcaagaatataaatataatgaagCCAATGCAAGTACACTTTTCAGAGAAAAACTCATGGAAGAACTTAAGGCACCTTACTGTGAGGAAGAGTACAAGAGGCTTTTACATGACATTACTATTCAAAAGCCGATCCAACACCATAGAGACCTGCGTGGAGGTATCAAAATCTATGAGAAACCTGATCTTGGAAAGTCTTTTCTTGGTTATCATGTTG ATCTTGCTATGAAGATAAAAACAGTTCGTGATGATCATTTCAGAGTTCTGAATCTCATGCGTGGATTTTTCTATTGGTTGAAA AATTTATCACATGAAGGGGCATTCCCGCCATGGAGAGATCCATCGTGTTTGAATGTACTGCCACAACAATTGGAAGGATAG
- the LOC100783541 gene encoding probable magnesium transporter NIPA6 produces the protein MYSTNLIGFILAVVSSAFIGSSFIIKKKGLQRASLNGSRASGGGYGYLLQPLWWLGMVTMIVGEIANFVAYVYAPAVLVTPLGALSIIVSAVLAHFMLNEKLQKMGMLGCLLCIVGSTVIVLHAPQEKPLSSVEEIWQLALQPAFLLYTASTIAVAFFLILYCAPRFGQTNILVYIGICSIIGSLTVMSIKAIGIAIRLTIEGADQFVQFQTWIFTMVAISCIITQLNYLNMALDTFNTAVVSPIYYALFTSFTILASAIMFKDYSGQSISSIASELCGFITVLSGTTVLHSTREPDPPVNTDLYSPLSPKVSWYIQGNGEPWKQKEEDGPPFNLITVIRQDHFK, from the exons ATGTACTCCACCAATTTGATCGGTTTCATTCTGGCCGTCGTCTCCAGCGCCTTCATCGGCTCCAGCTTCATCATCAAGAAAAAAGGCCTCCAACGTGCCAGTCTCAACGGCTCACGTGCCA GTGGCGGAGGCTACGGTTACTTGCTGCAACCTCTTTGGTGGCTCGGAATGGTTACCA TGATTGTCGGAGAGATAGCGAATTTCGTGGCGTACGTTTATGCCCCCGCGGTGCTTGTCACGCCGCTTGGTGCTTTGAGTATTATTGTTAG TGCTGTGTTGGCGCATTTCATGTTGAACGAGAAGCTGCAGAAAATGGGCATGCTGGGGTGTCTTCTGTGCATTGTGGGGTCCACTGTGATTGTGCTCCATGCACCTCAAGAGAAGCCTCTTAGTTCTGTAGAAGAAATTTGGCAGTTAGCACTTCAACCGG CATTCTTGTTGTACACTGCCTCGACCATCGCTGTAGCTTTCTTTTTGATATTGTATTGTGCTCCTCGCTTTGGCCAGactaatattttagtttatattgGAATATGCTCCATAATTGGATCCTTGACT GTCATGAGCATAAAAGCCATTGGCATTGCTATAAGACTTACAATTGAGGGTGCCGATCAGTTTGTTCAGTTTCAGACATGGATTTTTACGATGGTTGCTATTTCCTGCATCATTACGCAgttaaattatcttaatatg GCATTGGATACTTTTAACACAGCAGTTGTTTCTCCGATCTACTATGCCTTGTTCACATCTTTTACAATATTAGCTAGTGCAATCATGTTTAAG GACTATTCTGGTCAAAGTATAAGCAGTATTGCATCAGAGTTATGTGGTTTCATTACTGTTTTATCTGGTACAACTGTATTACACAGTACAAGAGAGCCAGATCCTCCAGTCAATACAG ATTTGTATAGTCCCTTGTCTCCAAAAGTATCGTGGTATATCCAAGGCAATGGCGAACCTTGGAAACAGAAAGAAGAAGATGGGCCAccctttaatttaattacagttATCCGGCAAGACCATTTCAAGTGA
- the LOC100779607 gene encoding protein PSK SIMULATOR 1, with the protein MAGASNSKIEFLVWLSQVIGGLCSRSAEDDRVFVNADSAAQNKPGSNHDAIIFTAAPQRMERNLPEPSRTNGKASTTAAEEFYDGIPRFPEDSLPNKPKSKVSEVSFRLGKAGTTGIAIGLEKAVEVLDTLGSSMTNLNASSGFVSGAAIKGNEISILAFEVANTIVKGFNLLQSLSAKSIRHLKEEVLLSHAVQDLVSKDMDELLRIVAADKRQELNVFSDEVIRFGNRSKNPQWHNLDRYFEKVSKELNGQRLSRDEAESIMQQLMTLVQFTAELYHELHALDRFEQDIQRKGEEEEDQRGDGLAFLRAEIKSQKKQIRQLKKKSLWSRSLEEVMEKLVDIVHFLHLEISNAFGNADDHKPFIGHMSNRQRLGPAGLALHYANIVLQIDTLVARSSIPANTKDALYQSLPPNIKLALRSKLPSLRVVEELTIADITDEMEKTLHWLSPMATNTSKAHHGFGWVGEWANTGSEVRKTGVMQIETFHHADKDKVEYYILELLLWLHRLAIRSKAVSDAGKVRPAIKSPVGTALQNTNEQISLLTIDEQNMLLDLNKKIPIRRISKSLDFDSLNIRFRENCRLAKSRSHSSSRSKEISFNRIFSKLPVIDFDIDKERALNVIDRLDVVR; encoded by the exons ATGGCAGGGGCTTCGAATTCCAAGATTGAGTTCTTGGTGTGGCTGTCGCAAGTGATTGGAGGTCTCTGCTCGCGCTCCGCCGAGGATGACCGAGTTTTTGTCAACGCAGATTCTGCTGCTCAGAATAAGCCTGGCAGCAACCACGACGCCATTATTTTCACCGCCGCGCCTCAGAGGATGGAGAGGAATCTTCCAGAACCTTCTAGAACCAACGGGAAGGCTTCTACCACTGCGGCGGAAGAGTTCTACGACGGAATCCCGCGCTTCCCCGAGGACTCCTTGCCGAACAAGCCTAAGTCAAAG GTCTCCGAGGTGAGTTTTCGCTTGGGCAAAGCTGGTACTACTGGAATTGCTATTGGATTAGAGAAAGCAGTAGAGGTTTTGGACACCCTTGGGAGCAGCATGACAAATTTAAATGCAAGCAGTGGGTTTGTTTCTGGAGCTGCAATAAAGGGGAATGAAATTTCTATCTTAGCATTTGAGGTTGCAAACACAATTGTCAAAGGTTTTAATCTTCTGCAATCTCTTTCCGCAAAAAGCATTAGGCATTTAAAAGAAGAGGTGCTTCTTTCACATGCCGTGCAAGATTTAGTATCAAAGGATATGGATGAACTTCTTAGAATTGTTGCAGCAGACAAGAG GCAGGAGTTGAATGTTTTTTCTGATGAGGTGATTCGTTTTGGAAATCGTTCAAAGAATCCTCAGTGGCACAACCTAGACCGTTACTTTGAGAA GGTTAGCAAAGAATTAAATGGTCAAAGATTGTCAAGAGACGAGGCAGAATCAATAATGCAACAATTGATGACTTTAGTTCAGTTTACAGCT GAATTGTACCATGAATTACATGCTTTGGATAGATTTGAACAAGATATTCAGCGCAAGGGTGAGGAGGAGGAGGATCAAAGAG GTGATGGCCTTGCATTCTTGAGGGCAGAAATTAAAAGTCAAAAGAAGCAAATTAGAcagttaaagaaaaaatcacTCTGGTCTAGAAGTTTGGAGGAG GTTATGGAGAAGCTTGTAGACATTGTCCATTTTTTGCATTTGGAGATAAGCAATGCCTTTGGCAATGCAG ATGACCACAAACCATTCATTGGACACATGAGCAATCGCCAAAGATTGGGCCCTGCAGGCCTTGCTTTGCATTATGCAAATATAGTGCTTCAAATTGATACTCTT GTGGCTAGATCCTCTATACCTGCAAATACAAAGGATGCATTATATCAAAGCTTGCCTCCTAATATAAAATTAGCTCTGCGCTCCAAATTACCATCCCTTCGTGTTGTAGAAGAG CTAACTATAGCAGATATCACAGATGAGATGGAGAAAACATTACATTGGTTGTCCCCCATGGCCACTAACACATCCAA AGCACATCATGGCTTTGGTTGGGTAGGGGAGTGGGCAAACACAGG CTCTGAGGTAAGGAAGACCGGTGTAATGCAGATTGAGACATTCCACCATGCAGACAAAGACAAAGTGGAATATTATATTCTTGAACTTCTCTTATGGCTTCATCGCTTGGCTATCAGAAGTAAGGCTGTCAGTGATGCTGGCAAAGTAAGGCCTGCCATCAAGTCTCCTGTTGGCACTGCTTTGCAAAATACAAATGAGCAAATATCATTGTTAACAATTGACGAGCAAAACATGCTGCTggatttaaataagaaaataccaATTAGACGGATCAGTAAAAGCTTGGATTTTGACAGTTTGAATATCAGATTCAGGGAGAACTGCAGATTGGCCAAGAGTAGAAGTCATTCATCAAGTAGAAGCAAGGAGATATCTTTTAATAGGATTTTCTCTAAGCTTCCAGtcattgattttgatattgACAAAGAAAGAGCATTGAACGTGATTGACAGACTGGATGTGGTCAGATAA
- the LOC100780146 gene encoding protein PSK SIMULATOR 1 isoform X2 produces the protein MAGDSNSKRRVSRSTESKNTQDININIIEGNNNPKAQVQERAAVFDQHFYDGIPFFADNKPSRTNEKASTTAGEEFYDGIPRFPEDSLPNKPKSKVSEVSLRLGKAVTTGIAIGLEKAVEVLDTLGSSLTNLNVSSGFSSGAAIKGNKISILAFEVANTIVKGFNLLQSLSAKSIRHLKEEVLLSVAVQNLVSKDMDELLRIVAADKRQELEVFSNEVIRFGNRSKDPQWRNLDCYFEKQTHMLKDGNPSRISREINVQRLSRDEPELIMLQLMTLADFTVELYHELDALDKLEQDFQRDSLALLRAEIKSHMRQIRHLKKKSLWCRSLEEVVRKLVAIVLFLHLEISNALGNADDHGPLTGHMSNCQRLGPAGLALHHANIVLQIDTLVDKSTMPANTKDALYQSLPPNIKLALRSKLPSLRAVEEISVAYITYEMHKKLHWLVPMAINTSKAHKRFGWLGEWAYSGYEVKKKTGVMWIETFYHADREKVEHCILELLLWLHRLAIRSKAHSDAIAG, from the exons ATGGCAGGGGATTCAAATTCAAAGAGGCGTGTCAGCAGAAGCACTGAATCCAAAAACACACAGGacataaacataaacataattGAAGGGAATAATAACCCAAAAGCGCAGGTGCAAGAACGTGCTGCAGTTTTTGACCAACATTTCTACGATGGAATCCCATTCTTTGCTGAT AATAAGCCTTCTAGAACCAACGAGAAGGCTTCTACCACTGCGGGTGAAGAGTTCTACGACGGAATCCCGCGCTTCCCCGAGGACTCCTTGCCGAACAAGCCTAAGTCAAAG GTCTCAGAGGTGAGTTTACGCTTGGGCAAAGCTGTTACTACTGGAATTGCTATTGGATTAGAGAAAGCAGTAGAGGTTTTGGACACTCTTGGGAGCAGCCtgacaaatttaaatgtgagcAGTGGGTTTTCTTCTGGAGCTGCAATAAAGGGGAATAAAATTTCTATCTTAGCATTTGAGGTTGCAAACACAATTGTCAAAGGTTTTAATCTTCTGCAATCTCTTTCTGCAAAAAGCATTAGGCATTTAAAAGAAGAGGTGCTTCTTTCTGTGGCTGTGCAAAATTTAGTATCAAAGGATATGGATGAACTTCTTAGGATTGTTGCAGCAGACAAGAG GCAAGAGTTGGAAGTTTTTTCTAATGAGGTGATTCGTTTTGGAAATCGTTCGAAGGATCCTCAGTGGCGCAACTTAGACTGTTACTTTGAGAAACAAACCCACATGCTCAAAGATGGAAATCCTAGTAGGATTAGCAGAGAAATAAATGTTCAAAGGCTGTCAAGAGACGAGCCAGAATTAATAATGCTACAGTTGATGACTTTGGCTGATTTTACAGTT GAATTGTATCATGAATTAGATGCTTTGGATAAACTTGAACAAGATTTTCAGC GTGATAGCCTTGCATTGTTGAGGGCAGAGATTAAAAGTCATATGAGGCAAATTAGACATTTAAAGAAGAAATCACTCTGGTGCAGAAGTTTAGAGGAG GTTGTGAGGAAGCTTGTAGCCATTGTCCTTTTTTTGCATTTGGAGATAAGCAATGCCTTGGGCAATGCAG ATGACCATGGACCATTAACTGGACATATGAGCAATTGCCAAAGATTGGGCCCTGCAGGCCTTGCTTTGCATCATGCAAATATAGTGCTTCAAATTGATACTCTT GTAGACAAATCCACTATGCCTGCAAATACAAAGGATGCATTATATCAAAGCTTGCCTCCTAATATAAAATTAGCTCTACGTTCCAAATTACCATCCCTCCGTGCTGTAGAAGAG ATAAGTGTAGCCTATATCACATATGAGatgcataaaaaattacattggtTGGTTCCCATGGCCATTAACACATCCAA AGCACATAAGAGATTTGGTTGGCTAGGGGAGTGGGCATACTCAGG GtatgaagtaaaaaagaagactGGTGTAATGTGGATTGAGACATTCTACCATGCAGATAGAGAGAAAGTGGAACATTGTATTCTTGAACTTCTCTTATGGCTTCATCGCTTGGCCATCAGAAGTAAGGCTCACAGTGATGCTATTGCTGGCTAA
- the LOC100780146 gene encoding protein PSK SIMULATOR 1 isoform X1 encodes MAGDSNSKRRVSRSTESKNTQDININIIEGNNNPKAQVQERAAVFDQHFYDGIPFFADNKPSRTNEKASTTAGEEFYDGIPRFPEDSLPNKPKSKVSEVSLRLGKAVTTGIAIGLEKAVEVLDTLGSSLTNLNVSSGFSSGAAIKGNKISILAFEVANTIVKGFNLLQSLSAKSIRHLKEEVLLSVAVQNLVSKDMDELLRIVAADKRQELEVFSNEVIRFGNRSKDPQWRNLDCYFEKQTHMLKDGNPSRISREINVQRLSRDEPELIMLQLMTLADFTVELYHELDALDKLEQDFQRKCEEEDQRGDSLALLRAEIKSHMRQIRHLKKKSLWCRSLEEVVRKLVAIVLFLHLEISNALGNADDHGPLTGHMSNCQRLGPAGLALHHANIVLQIDTLVDKSTMPANTKDALYQSLPPNIKLALRSKLPSLRAVEEISVAYITYEMHKKLHWLVPMAINTSKAHKRFGWLGEWAYSGYEVKKKTGVMWIETFYHADREKVEHCILELLLWLHRLAIRSKAHSDAIAG; translated from the exons ATGGCAGGGGATTCAAATTCAAAGAGGCGTGTCAGCAGAAGCACTGAATCCAAAAACACACAGGacataaacataaacataattGAAGGGAATAATAACCCAAAAGCGCAGGTGCAAGAACGTGCTGCAGTTTTTGACCAACATTTCTACGATGGAATCCCATTCTTTGCTGAT AATAAGCCTTCTAGAACCAACGAGAAGGCTTCTACCACTGCGGGTGAAGAGTTCTACGACGGAATCCCGCGCTTCCCCGAGGACTCCTTGCCGAACAAGCCTAAGTCAAAG GTCTCAGAGGTGAGTTTACGCTTGGGCAAAGCTGTTACTACTGGAATTGCTATTGGATTAGAGAAAGCAGTAGAGGTTTTGGACACTCTTGGGAGCAGCCtgacaaatttaaatgtgagcAGTGGGTTTTCTTCTGGAGCTGCAATAAAGGGGAATAAAATTTCTATCTTAGCATTTGAGGTTGCAAACACAATTGTCAAAGGTTTTAATCTTCTGCAATCTCTTTCTGCAAAAAGCATTAGGCATTTAAAAGAAGAGGTGCTTCTTTCTGTGGCTGTGCAAAATTTAGTATCAAAGGATATGGATGAACTTCTTAGGATTGTTGCAGCAGACAAGAG GCAAGAGTTGGAAGTTTTTTCTAATGAGGTGATTCGTTTTGGAAATCGTTCGAAGGATCCTCAGTGGCGCAACTTAGACTGTTACTTTGAGAAACAAACCCACATGCTCAAAGATGGAAATCCTAGTAGGATTAGCAGAGAAATAAATGTTCAAAGGCTGTCAAGAGACGAGCCAGAATTAATAATGCTACAGTTGATGACTTTGGCTGATTTTACAGTT GAATTGTATCATGAATTAGATGCTTTGGATAAACTTGAACAAGATTTTCAGCGTAAGTGTGAGGAGGAGGATCAAAGAG GTGATAGCCTTGCATTGTTGAGGGCAGAGATTAAAAGTCATATGAGGCAAATTAGACATTTAAAGAAGAAATCACTCTGGTGCAGAAGTTTAGAGGAG GTTGTGAGGAAGCTTGTAGCCATTGTCCTTTTTTTGCATTTGGAGATAAGCAATGCCTTGGGCAATGCAG ATGACCATGGACCATTAACTGGACATATGAGCAATTGCCAAAGATTGGGCCCTGCAGGCCTTGCTTTGCATCATGCAAATATAGTGCTTCAAATTGATACTCTT GTAGACAAATCCACTATGCCTGCAAATACAAAGGATGCATTATATCAAAGCTTGCCTCCTAATATAAAATTAGCTCTACGTTCCAAATTACCATCCCTCCGTGCTGTAGAAGAG ATAAGTGTAGCCTATATCACATATGAGatgcataaaaaattacattggtTGGTTCCCATGGCCATTAACACATCCAA AGCACATAAGAGATTTGGTTGGCTAGGGGAGTGGGCATACTCAGG GtatgaagtaaaaaagaagactGGTGTAATGTGGATTGAGACATTCTACCATGCAGATAGAGAGAAAGTGGAACATTGTATTCTTGAACTTCTCTTATGGCTTCATCGCTTGGCCATCAGAAGTAAGGCTCACAGTGATGCTATTGCTGGCTAA